In one window of Egibacteraceae bacterium DNA:
- a CDS encoding glycosyl hydrolase family 18 protein, which produces MISRTAACAVTAFLLVAVAAPAFSQPVDGPHVRPDGHVALAWLHGGSSDDHRAQVDAMPGVTVVAPTWFGLDGLDLGAVTGVGDPAFVAWAAQRGIAVWPQLGNRLDADLSEAVLSDAGRRARLVAEAAAAVERTGAGGIVVGFENLREATGPALTAFVGALRTALPGRVVAVTVAALSDTWSRGEWSAAYERRALGEVADYVVLAALDEHHDGRPDGPVAGLEWTLEVVEHLLRSVPDRKVLLAVPLYVRDWVVDARAPGGVALHATRGMDAMATHLDEVAATHTYDPVAGQRRYTYSDAVGRAHRVWQEDPPSLGRRVALATRYNLGGVAVWRGGLAGPHAWVAVSSALAADPRPAGAASGPPRLNRLVPAPRFADPPPQAAAGETQRPLDPARPQPAGTSWPAPVLAVVLLAAVTAGLVARIRLRGPGAPRA; this is translated from the coding sequence GTGATCTCGCGCACCGCCGCCTGCGCGGTCACCGCGTTCCTGCTCGTCGCGGTTGCCGCTCCCGCCTTCTCCCAGCCGGTCGACGGGCCGCACGTTCGTCCGGATGGGCACGTCGCGCTCGCCTGGCTCCACGGCGGATCCAGCGACGACCACCGTGCGCAGGTGGACGCGATGCCCGGCGTCACCGTCGTGGCGCCGACGTGGTTCGGGCTCGACGGCCTCGACCTCGGGGCGGTGACCGGCGTGGGCGACCCCGCGTTCGTGGCCTGGGCGGCGCAGCGTGGGATCGCGGTGTGGCCGCAGCTCGGCAACCGCCTCGACGCCGACCTCAGCGAGGCGGTCCTGTCGGATGCGGGCCGTCGGGCTCGCCTCGTCGCCGAAGCGGCGGCGGCGGTCGAGCGCACGGGAGCGGGCGGGATCGTGGTCGGGTTCGAGAACCTCCGCGAGGCCACGGGGCCCGCGCTCACCGCGTTCGTCGGCGCGCTGCGCACCGCGCTTCCCGGCCGCGTGGTCGCGGTCACCGTCGCTGCGCTGAGCGACACCTGGTCGCGCGGGGAGTGGTCGGCCGCCTACGAGCGCCGAGCCCTCGGCGAGGTCGCCGACTACGTCGTCCTCGCCGCCCTCGACGAGCACCACGACGGCCGCCCCGACGGCCCCGTCGCGGGGCTCGAGTGGACCCTCGAGGTGGTCGAGCACCTTCTCCGCAGCGTCCCCGACCGCAAAGTGCTCCTCGCCGTACCGCTCTACGTCCGGGACTGGGTCGTCGACGCCCGCGCCCCCGGCGGCGTGGCCCTCCACGCGACGCGGGGCATGGACGCGATGGCCACCCACCTCGACGAGGTCGCTGCGACGCACACCTACGACCCCGTGGCCGGGCAGCGCCGCTACACCTACAGCGACGCCGTCGGCCGCGCCCACCGGGTCTGGCAGGAGGACCCACCGAGCCTGGGGCGGCGGGTCGCGCTCGCCACCCGGTACAACCTCGGGGGGGTGGCGGTGTGGCGTGGTGGGCTCGCCGGCCCGCACGCGTGGGTCGCGGTGAGCTCGGCGCTCGCCGCCGATCCCCGCCCGGCGGGGGCGGCGTCCGGACCGCCGCGGCTCAACCGGCTTGTGCCCGCTCCCCGGTTCGCCGACCCGCCGCCGCAGGCGGCAGCCGGCGAGACCCAGCGCCCGCTCGACCCGGCCCGCCCCCAGCCGGCGGGCACGTCGTGGCCCGCGCCCGTGCTCGCGGTCGTGCTCCTCGCGGCCGTCACCGCCGGGCTCGTCGCGCGGATCCGCCTCAGGGGTCCTGGCGCTCCTCGCGCATGA
- a CDS encoding class E sortase, with protein MAGPAMLTRALRYGGWTLIAAGFVVLLYLAYSLFFTNVATGAAQAELSEQWQRQVVQTASVGRADRGLEATRPRARDRQSVAGGAVAVLEFSRPGSAETPVHAGPLYVVPGVTQADLTRGPGRYPETAEPGEEGNLAIAGHRTTYGAPFFHLDQLVAGDEVHVTGLDGERHTYRVVRQEVVAPSDVWVIEEDPLESGAPTLTLTTCHPRFSAAQRLVVFAELVA; from the coding sequence CGATGCTGACCCGCGCGCTGCGCTACGGCGGCTGGACGCTCATCGCCGCGGGCTTCGTCGTGCTGCTCTACCTCGCGTACTCGCTGTTCTTCACGAACGTCGCGACGGGCGCAGCGCAGGCGGAGCTGTCGGAGCAGTGGCAGCGCCAGGTTGTCCAGACGGCCAGCGTGGGGCGGGCCGACCGGGGGCTCGAGGCCACCCGTCCGCGCGCACGCGACCGGCAGTCGGTCGCCGGCGGGGCGGTCGCCGTGCTCGAGTTCTCGCGTCCGGGCAGCGCTGAGACGCCCGTCCACGCCGGGCCCCTCTACGTCGTGCCGGGCGTCACGCAGGCCGACCTGACACGGGGGCCCGGCCGCTATCCGGAGACGGCGGAGCCGGGAGAGGAGGGCAACCTCGCCATCGCCGGCCACCGCACCACCTACGGTGCCCCCTTCTTCCACCTCGACCAGCTCGTCGCCGGCGACGAGGTGCACGTGACCGGCCTCGACGGCGAACGCCACACCTACCGGGTCGTGCGCCAGGAGGTCGTCGCCCCCTCCGACGTCTGGGTGATCGAGGAGGACCCGCTGGAGTCGGGCGCGCCGACACTGACGCTCACGACCTGTCACCCGCGCTTCTCCGCGGCGCAGCGGCTCGTGGTCTTCGCAGAGCTCGTCGCATGA
- a CDS encoding YihY/virulence factor BrkB family protein, whose translation MAETPILERALAWACARPVRIAGYNPWEVAVRLWRAVVKDRVTGLAAEMAFFALLSLVPLLVAIGAGLGYLERIIGREQVAEAQATVIDALSVVFSPDLTREVIAPFVEGLLTQERTGLALGSLAVTLYLSSRVFTATIRALDLAYNVEDRRGLLAQRGLAVLFAVAAVVVFVLMLGFLVVGPLFGGGRVLAERLGFGRLFAFAWALGRWPLLVVLVIGFLALLYRLGPQVDNRWRECLPGAVLGVVLWVLVSLGFRLYLDAGGGVQTPQFGEEEEALRAAGRVVGAVVASVLWIYLSGVAILVGGELNAELALMREERQDP comes from the coding sequence TTGGCTGAGACGCCGATCCTCGAGCGGGCGCTGGCGTGGGCCTGCGCCCGTCCAGTGCGCATCGCCGGCTACAACCCCTGGGAGGTCGCCGTCCGGCTGTGGCGCGCGGTCGTGAAGGACCGCGTCACCGGCCTGGCCGCGGAGATGGCCTTCTTCGCCCTGCTGTCGCTTGTCCCCCTGCTCGTCGCCATCGGCGCCGGCCTCGGCTACCTCGAACGGATCATCGGTCGGGAGCAGGTCGCCGAGGCGCAGGCGACGGTCATCGACGCCCTGTCGGTCGTATTCAGCCCCGACCTCACCCGCGAGGTCATCGCACCGTTCGTCGAGGGCCTGCTCACGCAGGAGCGCACGGGGCTGGCCCTCGGCAGCCTCGCCGTGACCCTCTACCTCTCCAGCCGGGTCTTCACCGCGACCATCCGCGCGCTCGATCTCGCTTACAACGTCGAGGACCGGCGAGGGCTCCTGGCCCAGCGGGGGCTCGCGGTGCTCTTCGCGGTCGCGGCCGTGGTCGTGTTCGTCCTCATGCTCGGGTTCCTCGTCGTCGGCCCGCTGTTCGGGGGCGGACGGGTCCTCGCCGAGCGACTCGGGTTCGGCCGCCTCTTCGCCTTCGCCTGGGCGTTGGGCCGGTGGCCCCTGCTCGTCGTCTTGGTCATCGGCTTCCTCGCCCTGCTGTACCGCCTCGGTCCCCAGGTCGACAACCGCTGGCGCGAGTGCCTGCCCGGCGCGGTGCTCGGCGTCGTGCTGTGGGTGCTCGTGTCGCTCGGGTTCCGCCTCTACCTCGACGCAGGCGGGGGCGTGCAGACACCGCAGTTCGGCGAGGAGGAGGAGGCGCTGCGGGCCGCCGGGCGCGTCGTGGGCGCGGTCGTCGCGTCGGTGCTGTGGATCTACCTGTCCGGGGTCGCGATCCTCGTCGGTGGCGAGCTGAACGCCGAGCTCGCCCTCATGCGCGAGGAGCGCCAGGACCCCTGA
- a CDS encoding long-chain fatty acid--CoA ligase, whose product MAEDHIPGSPETDRAPAKKAAAKRAGAKKAAKKAVARKGSRKAAPEAPAKKAASKKAAGKKAAGKKAASKKAAGKKAAGKKAAGKKAASKKAASKKAAGKKAASKKAASKKATGSRRGTAKKGAARALTRSAGLPDPDQVERPWLESYPDGVPHSYDYPLVPLTRLLDDAAQDFPQTTAVEFLGYTLTYRELLDQVDRFATALRDLGVVKGDRVGLILPNCPQHVVAIFAVLRLGAVVVENNPLYTEGELEHQLNDAGCRVLVTLDPIYPRLAKLKGRLPTVEHIIATGIQDALPFPKNRLFPLKGKKDGSYYKIPESEGVQRFTELVERSTPAITQTAVEPREDLAMLLYTGGTTGTGKGVMLTHFNLVVNAFQARLWVPDVQAGRENMLCVMPFFHSYGVTIGLTFGVLSAATLTLLPRFDLGMVLKAVDKQKPTLFPGVPTIYVALNNAPDIGKHDLSSIRVCLSGAAPLPVEVATRFEELTGGKLREGYGLTETSPLTHANPIYGEGRKGRIGLPVTDTVCTLVDVDDHTKPAPPGGPGELAVAGPQVMKGYWNRPEETAAVLKDEWLLTGDVAEMDEDGYFAIVDRKKDMIIAGGFNIYPRDIEEVLFAHPKVAKAVVAGIPDAYRGETVKAYIVLQEGQNATEAEIDKYLREKLAAYKVPKAYEFRTELPETIVGKVLRRQLIEEELAKQSA is encoded by the coding sequence TTGGCCGAGGACCACATTCCCGGAAGCCCCGAAACGGACCGTGCGCCTGCGAAGAAGGCGGCGGCGAAGCGGGCGGGCGCGAAGAAGGCGGCGAAGAAGGCCGTTGCGAGGAAGGGCTCCCGGAAGGCCGCGCCCGAGGCTCCGGCGAAGAAGGCGGCGAGCAAGAAGGCCGCGGGCAAGAAGGCGGCGGGCAAGAAGGCCGCGAGCAAGAAGGCGGCGGGCAAGAAGGCGGCGGGCAAGAAGGCCGCGGGCAAGAAGGCGGCGAGCAAGAAGGCCGCGAGCAAGAAGGCCGCGGGCAAGAAGGCCGCGAGCAAGAAGGCCGCGAGCAAGAAGGCCACCGGCTCGCGGAGGGGGACCGCGAAGAAGGGCGCGGCGAGGGCACTGACCCGCTCCGCCGGGCTTCCGGATCCTGACCAGGTCGAACGCCCGTGGCTCGAGTCCTACCCCGACGGCGTGCCGCACTCATACGACTACCCGCTCGTCCCCCTCACCCGGCTGCTCGACGACGCCGCGCAGGACTTCCCGCAGACCACGGCGGTCGAGTTCCTCGGCTACACGCTCACCTACCGGGAGCTGCTCGACCAGGTGGACCGGTTCGCGACGGCGCTGCGAGACCTCGGTGTCGTCAAGGGCGACCGGGTCGGGCTCATCCTGCCGAACTGCCCGCAGCACGTCGTGGCGATCTTCGCCGTCCTGCGTCTCGGCGCGGTCGTCGTCGAGAACAACCCGCTGTACACCGAGGGGGAGCTCGAGCATCAGCTGAACGACGCCGGCTGCAGGGTGCTCGTGACCCTCGACCCGATCTACCCGCGGCTCGCAAAGCTCAAGGGCAGGCTGCCGACCGTCGAGCACATCATCGCGACGGGGATCCAGGACGCGCTGCCCTTCCCCAAGAACCGGCTCTTCCCGCTCAAGGGGAAGAAGGACGGCAGCTACTACAAGATCCCCGAGTCCGAAGGGGTGCAGCGGTTCACCGAGCTCGTCGAGCGATCCACGCCCGCCATTACGCAGACGGCCGTCGAGCCCCGCGAGGACCTCGCGATGCTGCTCTACACGGGGGGGACGACCGGCACGGGCAAGGGTGTGATGCTCACCCACTTCAACCTCGTCGTGAACGCCTTCCAGGCCCGGTTGTGGGTCCCCGACGTCCAGGCCGGCCGGGAGAACATGCTGTGCGTCATGCCGTTCTTCCACTCCTACGGGGTGACGATCGGCCTCACGTTCGGCGTGCTGTCCGCGGCGACCCTCACGCTGCTGCCCCGCTTCGACCTCGGCATGGTCCTGAAGGCCGTCGACAAGCAGAAGCCGACGCTGTTCCCGGGCGTGCCGACCATCTATGTGGCGTTGAACAACGCCCCCGACATCGGCAAGCACGACCTGTCGTCCATCCGGGTGTGCCTGTCCGGCGCCGCTCCGTTGCCCGTCGAGGTCGCCACCCGCTTCGAGGAGCTCACCGGGGGCAAGCTGCGGGAGGGCTACGGGCTCACCGAGACGAGCCCCCTCACCCACGCGAACCCGATCTACGGCGAGGGGCGCAAGGGGCGGATCGGGCTGCCCGTCACCGACACGGTCTGCACCCTCGTCGACGTCGACGACCACACGAAGCCCGCGCCGCCCGGTGGCCCGGGGGAGCTGGCGGTCGCCGGACCGCAGGTGATGAAGGGCTACTGGAACCGGCCCGAAGAGACCGCGGCGGTCCTCAAGGACGAGTGGCTGCTGACCGGTGACGTCGCCGAGATGGACGAGGACGGCTACTTCGCCATCGTCGACCGCAAGAAGGACATGATCATCGCGGGCGGGTTCAACATCTACCCGCGTGACATCGAGGAGGTCCTGTTTGCGCACCCCAAGGTGGCGAAGGCGGTCGTGGCCGGCATCCCCGACGCCTACCGCGGCGAGACGGTGAAGGCCTACATCGTCCTGCAGGAGGGCCAGAACGCCACCGAGGCGGAGATCGACAAGTATCTGCGCGAGAAGCTCGCCGCCTACAAGGTGCCGAAGGCCTACGAGTTCCGCACCGAGCTGCCGGAGACCATCGTCGGCAAGGTCCTGCGCCGCCAGCTCATCGAGGAGGAGCTCGCGAAGCAGAGCGCCTGA